A region of Buchnera aphidicola (Nurudea yanoniella) DNA encodes the following proteins:
- the rplS gene encoding 50S ribosomal protein L19, which translates to MVNIIQTIEKEQIKKKFPFFRSGDTIEVKIWIVEGAKKRLQSFEGIVISKRNRNAYFSFCIRKISHGDAIERVFHANSPHIENINIKRYGDVRKSKLYYLRKKIGKAAKIKELLIKK; encoded by the coding sequence ATTGTGAATATTATTCAAACAATAGAAAAAGAACAAATTAAAAAAAAATTTCCTTTTTTTAGATCAGGAGATACTATAGAGGTTAAAATATGGATAGTGGAGGGAGCGAAAAAGAGACTTCAATCATTTGAAGGAATAGTTATATCTAAACGTAATAGAAATGCTTACTTCTCATTTTGTATTCGGAAAATATCTCATGGAGATGCTATAGAACGCGTTTTTCATGCTAATTCGCCCCATATCGAAAACATTAATATAAAAAGATATGGAGATGTAAGAAAATCAAAATTATATTATTTAAGAAAAAAAATAGGAAAAGCGGCTAAAATAAAAGAACTATTAATAAAGAAATAA